A region from the Microbacterium lacus genome encodes:
- a CDS encoding TetR/AcrR family transcriptional regulator: MSESPSASTARTAVVAAALDLFARQGFDATSVEQIAQAAGVSRSTFFRQFGGKEDVVFADHEALLDDVREYLARGHANPWVAVCEASERVFQHFARDPEVARLRYQIVRQVPALREREIVTVFRYERQFDEYLRRSIPDIDPLDAVGFAALVTALHNHVLRRLLRGTRRVPLTALRRALDDALRRYGVHPDGTSAASDDVVVAVFPRSMPAAEVARRVRSQLDA; the protein is encoded by the coding sequence ATGAGTGAGTCACCGTCCGCCTCCACCGCGCGCACCGCCGTCGTCGCCGCCGCGCTCGATCTGTTCGCACGCCAGGGTTTCGACGCGACCTCCGTGGAGCAGATCGCCCAGGCCGCGGGCGTCTCCCGCAGCACGTTCTTCCGCCAGTTCGGCGGCAAGGAGGACGTCGTCTTCGCCGACCACGAAGCGCTTCTCGACGACGTGCGAGAGTACTTGGCCCGCGGCCACGCCAACCCGTGGGTGGCCGTGTGCGAAGCATCCGAGCGGGTGTTCCAGCATTTCGCGCGCGATCCCGAAGTCGCGCGGCTGCGCTACCAGATCGTCCGCCAGGTGCCCGCACTGCGCGAGCGCGAGATCGTGACGGTGTTCCGCTATGAGCGTCAGTTCGACGAGTACCTGCGCCGGTCGATCCCCGACATCGACCCGCTCGACGCGGTCGGGTTCGCAGCGCTGGTGACCGCACTCCACAACCACGTGCTGCGCCGGCTCCTCCGCGGCACCCGACGCGTCCCGCTCACCGCGCTCCGCCGCGCGCTCGACGACGCCCTGCGCCGGTACGGCGTGCATCCGGACGGCACGTCGGCGGCATCCGATGACGTCGTCGTCGCCGTCTTCCCGCGGTCGATGCCCGCCGCCGAGGTGGCCAGACGCGTGCGTTCCCAGCTGGACGCCTGA
- the sucC gene encoding ADP-forming succinate--CoA ligase subunit beta, which produces MDLYEYQARDLFEKYEVPVLAGIVADTPEEVRAAAEKIGGVVVVKAQVKTGGRGKAGGVKVAKTPDEAYEAAKAILGLDIKGHVVKRVMVAQGARIDKEYYFSVLLDRANRSYLSLASVEGGMEIEELAVERPEALARITVDPLTGIDKQKAVEIAEAAGFAPELVDKVSDVFVKLYAVYTGEDATLVEVNPLVLTDEGDVIALDGKVSLDENADFRHPGHALLEDKDAADPLEAKAKANDLNYVKLDGEVGVIGNGAGLVMSTLDVVAYAGENHGGVKPANFLDIGGGASAEVMAAGLDVILGDPQVKSVFVNVFGGITACDAVAKGIVGALAELGSSASKPLVVRLDGNKVEEGRAILRDANHPLVTLADTMDEGADKAAELANA; this is translated from the coding sequence GTGGATCTGTACGAGTACCAGGCACGAGACCTTTTCGAGAAGTACGAGGTGCCGGTGCTCGCCGGCATCGTCGCGGACACGCCGGAGGAGGTGCGCGCGGCCGCGGAGAAGATCGGCGGAGTCGTCGTCGTCAAGGCGCAGGTCAAGACCGGAGGCCGCGGCAAGGCCGGCGGCGTCAAGGTCGCGAAGACCCCCGATGAGGCGTACGAGGCCGCGAAGGCGATCCTCGGCCTGGACATCAAGGGCCACGTCGTCAAGCGCGTCATGGTCGCCCAGGGCGCGCGCATCGACAAGGAGTACTACTTCTCGGTGCTGTTGGACCGAGCCAACCGCTCGTACCTGTCGCTCGCGAGCGTCGAGGGCGGCATGGAGATCGAGGAGCTCGCGGTCGAGCGCCCCGAGGCCCTCGCCCGCATCACGGTCGACCCGCTCACCGGCATCGACAAGCAGAAGGCCGTTGAGATCGCCGAGGCCGCCGGGTTCGCGCCCGAGCTGGTCGACAAGGTCAGCGACGTGTTCGTCAAGCTGTACGCGGTGTACACCGGCGAGGACGCCACGCTCGTCGAGGTCAACCCGCTCGTGCTGACCGACGAGGGCGATGTGATCGCCCTGGACGGCAAGGTGTCGCTCGACGAGAACGCCGACTTCCGTCACCCCGGGCACGCCCTGCTCGAGGACAAGGATGCCGCCGACCCGCTCGAGGCGAAGGCCAAGGCGAACGACCTCAACTACGTCAAGCTCGACGGCGAGGTCGGAGTCATCGGCAACGGCGCGGGCCTGGTCATGTCCACGCTCGACGTCGTCGCGTACGCCGGTGAGAACCACGGCGGCGTGAAGCCCGCGAACTTCCTCGACATCGGCGGCGGCGCCTCGGCCGAGGTCATGGCCGCCGGGCTCGACGTCATCCTGGGCGACCCGCAGGTCAAGAGCGTGTTCGTGAACGTCTTCGGCGGCATCACCGCGTGCGACGCGGTCGCGAAGGGCATCGTCGGTGCGCTGGCCGAGCTCGGCTCGAGCGCCTCGAAGCCGCTCGTCGTGCGCCTGGACGGCAACAAGGTGGAGGAGGGCCGCGCGATCCTGCGCGACGCGAACCACCCGCTGGTCACGCTCGCCGACACCATGGACGAAGGCGCCGACAAGGCCGCCGAGCTCGCGAACGCGTAA
- the sucD gene encoding succinate--CoA ligase subunit alpha produces MSIFLDKNSKVIVQGITGGEGTKHTALMLKAGTQVVGGVNARKAGTTVLHHDPEGNPVELPVFASVAEAIEKTGADVSIAFVPPAFTKDAMVEAIDAEIPLLVVITEGVPVGDTAEAWAYAQSKGNTTRIIGPNCPGIITPGESLVGITPANIAGKGPIGLVSKSGTLTYQMMFELREIGFSTAIGIGGDPVIGTTHIDALAAFEADPETKAIVMIGEIGGDAEERAADFIKANVTKPVVGYVAGFTAPEGKTMGHAGAIVSGSAGTAQAKKEALEAAGVKVGKTPSETADLMREIIAGL; encoded by the coding sequence ATGTCGATTTTTCTTGACAAGAACTCCAAGGTCATCGTCCAGGGCATCACCGGTGGCGAGGGCACGAAGCACACCGCGCTCATGCTGAAGGCCGGCACCCAGGTCGTCGGCGGCGTGAACGCGCGCAAGGCCGGCACGACCGTGCTGCATCACGACCCCGAGGGCAACCCGGTCGAGCTGCCCGTGTTCGCGTCGGTCGCCGAGGCGATCGAGAAGACCGGCGCCGACGTGTCGATCGCGTTCGTCCCGCCCGCATTCACAAAGGACGCGATGGTCGAGGCCATCGACGCCGAGATCCCGCTCCTGGTCGTCATCACCGAGGGTGTCCCGGTCGGCGACACCGCCGAGGCCTGGGCGTACGCGCAGTCCAAGGGCAACACGACCCGCATCATCGGTCCGAACTGCCCCGGCATCATCACTCCCGGTGAGTCGCTCGTCGGCATCACTCCGGCCAACATCGCCGGCAAGGGACCGATCGGTCTGGTCTCGAAGTCCGGAACCCTGACGTACCAGATGATGTTCGAGCTGCGCGAGATCGGCTTCTCGACCGCGATCGGCATCGGCGGCGACCCCGTGATCGGCACGACGCACATCGACGCGCTCGCCGCGTTCGAGGCCGACCCCGAGACGAAGGCGATCGTCATGATCGGCGAGATCGGCGGCGACGCCGAGGAGCGCGCGGCCGATTTCATCAAGGCGAACGTCACGAAGCCGGTCGTCGGCTACGTCGCGGGCTTCACCGCGCCCGAGGGCAAGACGATGGGCCACGCCGGCGCGATCGTCTCCGGCTCGGCGGGCACGGCGCAGGCCAAGAAGGAGGCCCTCGAGGCCGCCGGCGTCAAGGTGGGCAAGACGCCCTCCGAGACCGCCGATCTGATGCGCGAGATCATCGCCGGGCTCTGA
- a CDS encoding nitroreductase family deazaflavin-dependent oxidoreductase, with translation MPLTGEYKPSTAEWARTQAERYEASGGTEANDMRGVPIIVLTTVGSQSGALRKTALMRVEHDGRYAVVASKGGAPDEPRWGENMRKHPHVELQDGAVKRDYLARELSGDERAEWWARAAAVWPDYDEYQKKTDRQIAIFVLEPFTP, from the coding sequence ATGCCGCTGACCGGAGAGTACAAGCCGTCCACCGCCGAATGGGCCCGCACGCAGGCCGAGCGCTACGAGGCCTCGGGAGGCACCGAGGCCAACGACATGCGCGGGGTGCCGATCATCGTGCTCACCACGGTCGGGTCGCAGAGCGGCGCGCTGCGCAAGACCGCGCTCATGCGCGTCGAGCACGACGGGCGCTACGCGGTCGTCGCGAGCAAGGGCGGTGCACCGGACGAGCCGCGCTGGGGCGAGAACATGCGCAAGCACCCGCACGTGGAGCTGCAGGACGGAGCGGTCAAGCGCGACTACCTCGCGCGGGAGCTGTCCGGTGACGAGCGCGCCGAGTGGTGGGCTCGCGCCGCCGCGGTGTGGCCGGATTACGACGAGTACCAGAAGAAGACCGACCGACAGATCGCGATCTTCGTCCTGGAGCCGTTCACCCCCTGA
- a CDS encoding NCS2 family permease gives MSTAQASDTAASAPEGRGPLDRFFEITKRGSTPGSEVRGGIVTFVTMAYIVILNPIILSGGVDVDGNSLGFGQVAAVTALTAGVMTILFGLVTRLPFAFAAGLGINSFLAVSVVGQVTWPEAMGLVVINGLIIVLLAATGLRRMIFDAVPLALKTAITVGIGLFIAFIGFVDSGFVTATGASSPPVGLGVEGSIATVPALLFVLTLLLTGVLMARKVKAGLLIGLVTGTVASVVVEAIWNIGPRFGADGTENPGGWGLTVPELPSQIVSLPDLSLIGQVSFGSFERIGVLAATMLVFTLVFTNFFDAMGTMTGLSREAGLADAKGDFPRLRSALIVEGVGAVAGGVTSSSSNTVFIESGSGIGEGARTGLANVVTGALFLLAMFFTPLTTIVPSEIAAAALVIVGALMMAQIRHIDLTDLSALIPVFLTVTVMPLTYSIANGIGAGFVSWVVIRSLSGKAREISPLLWIVAAGFVVFFARGPIEAALG, from the coding sequence ATGAGCACTGCACAGGCGAGCGACACGGCCGCGAGCGCACCGGAAGGACGAGGTCCCCTCGACCGCTTCTTCGAGATCACGAAGCGCGGTTCGACGCCCGGCTCCGAGGTGCGCGGCGGAATCGTCACGTTCGTCACGATGGCGTACATCGTGATCCTGAACCCGATCATCCTGTCGGGCGGGGTCGATGTCGACGGCAATTCGCTCGGCTTCGGTCAGGTCGCCGCGGTGACCGCACTGACCGCCGGTGTGATGACGATCCTGTTCGGGCTCGTGACGCGTCTGCCGTTTGCGTTCGCGGCGGGCCTCGGGATCAACTCGTTCCTGGCCGTCTCGGTCGTGGGCCAGGTCACGTGGCCGGAGGCGATGGGTCTCGTCGTCATCAACGGCCTCATCATCGTGCTGCTGGCCGCGACGGGTCTGCGACGCATGATCTTCGACGCGGTGCCGCTGGCGCTCAAGACCGCGATCACGGTCGGCATCGGGCTCTTCATCGCGTTCATCGGCTTCGTGGACAGCGGGTTCGTGACGGCGACCGGCGCGTCCTCTCCCCCGGTGGGCCTCGGTGTCGAGGGGTCCATCGCGACCGTTCCGGCGCTGCTGTTCGTCCTGACGCTGCTGCTGACCGGCGTGCTCATGGCGCGGAAGGTCAAGGCGGGACTGCTGATCGGCCTCGTGACCGGCACGGTCGCGAGCGTGGTCGTCGAGGCGATCTGGAACATCGGACCCCGCTTCGGCGCGGACGGCACCGAGAACCCCGGAGGCTGGGGCCTGACCGTGCCCGAGCTGCCGAGCCAGATCGTGAGCCTTCCCGACCTGAGCCTGATCGGGCAGGTGAGCTTCGGCAGCTTCGAGCGGATCGGCGTGCTGGCGGCCACGATGCTCGTGTTCACGCTCGTGTTCACGAACTTCTTCGACGCGATGGGCACGATGACCGGGCTCTCCCGCGAGGCGGGCCTGGCCGACGCGAAGGGCGACTTCCCGCGGCTGCGCTCCGCGCTGATCGTCGAGGGCGTCGGCGCGGTCGCCGGTGGCGTGACCTCGTCGTCGTCCAACACGGTGTTCATCGAGTCCGGCTCGGGCATCGGCGAGGGTGCGCGGACGGGTCTGGCCAACGTGGTGACCGGAGCGCTCTTCCTGCTGGCGATGTTCTTCACTCCGCTGACGACGATCGTGCCGAGTGAGATCGCCGCGGCCGCTCTGGTGATCGTCGGTGCGCTCATGATGGCGCAGATCCGTCACATCGACCTGACCGACCTGTCGGCGCTCATCCCGGTGTTCCTGACGGTCACGGTGATGCCGCTGACCTACTCGATCGCGAACGGCATCGGCGCGGGCTTCGTTTCGTGGGTCGTGATCCGGTCCTTGTCGGGCAAGGCGCGGGAGATCAGCCCGCTGCTGTGGATCGTGGCGGCCGGCTTCGTGGTGTTCTTCGCCCGAGGTCCGATCGAGGCCGCGCTGGGCTGA
- a CDS encoding cell division protein PerM, giving the protein MHRLIVLILSAVDAAIAVAVGVAATLAPLTLLWVFGFGGAADWGTLWPTGATIWQFGNLVPLQVTLPGDYLAVVGIDPSVASFVLSLAPLAFAAFTAIFAARSGRRASQADAWITGVLTGIAVFAGLSALIAVTAANPLAAVERWQAILLPTLVFAVPLALGAVVTEWREAGSGVIARLRDRIEAAPHGWGEVPGLVARGTAVVVVGLIGLGALLFAVALILRGGEVIALFEAAHVDGLGATVVTLAQFAYLPTLAIWGLSFIAGPGFAVGTGTAVSPAGTQLGVVPGIPILGALPESTTPWLLLLALLPIAVGGFAGWICRSRLVAVPVIPQVAPESSGNATLDALLARTRDEPVEPSTPAIPDDDPIGARLVTAAGIAVLAGAASALLAVLASGAIGPGRLAEVGPAPGPLALAVGLEVLIGAAILLLSPRRRPKPAAPAVLVAEEEAPERLAPTPLEPWAPERLAPTPLWSLHTDPVPVVADPQRETKAPEEPEPEEPAPGEPDQPAREAPAPRAQADMPSADLGPRQPQPLPPITRPEEPAAPPVD; this is encoded by the coding sequence ATGCATCGCCTGATCGTCCTCATCCTCTCCGCCGTCGACGCCGCAATCGCGGTGGCCGTCGGCGTCGCGGCGACCCTCGCCCCGCTCACTCTGCTCTGGGTCTTCGGATTCGGCGGAGCGGCCGACTGGGGGACGCTGTGGCCGACGGGCGCGACGATCTGGCAGTTCGGGAACCTGGTGCCGCTGCAGGTCACCTTGCCGGGCGACTACCTGGCCGTCGTCGGCATCGATCCGTCCGTCGCATCTTTCGTCCTGTCCCTCGCCCCCCTCGCGTTCGCCGCGTTCACCGCGATCTTCGCGGCGCGCTCAGGGCGGCGGGCTTCGCAGGCGGATGCCTGGATCACGGGCGTCCTCACCGGAATCGCGGTCTTCGCCGGGCTGTCGGCGCTCATCGCGGTCACGGCGGCCAATCCGCTTGCGGCGGTCGAGCGCTGGCAGGCGATCCTGCTGCCGACCCTTGTCTTCGCGGTTCCGCTCGCACTCGGTGCCGTCGTCACCGAGTGGCGGGAGGCCGGATCCGGGGTGATCGCACGTCTCCGGGACCGGATCGAGGCGGCGCCGCACGGGTGGGGCGAGGTGCCGGGACTCGTTGCGCGTGGCACCGCGGTCGTCGTCGTCGGCCTCATCGGCCTCGGCGCGCTTCTGTTCGCGGTCGCCCTCATCCTGCGGGGCGGGGAAGTGATCGCCCTGTTCGAGGCCGCCCACGTCGACGGGCTCGGCGCGACCGTCGTCACGCTCGCGCAGTTCGCGTACCTCCCGACCCTCGCGATCTGGGGCCTGTCGTTCATCGCCGGGCCCGGCTTCGCCGTGGGCACCGGCACCGCGGTCTCGCCCGCCGGGACGCAGCTGGGGGTCGTGCCCGGCATCCCGATCCTCGGCGCCCTGCCCGAGTCGACGACACCGTGGCTGCTCCTGCTCGCCTTGCTGCCGATCGCCGTCGGCGGCTTCGCGGGATGGATCTGCCGGTCGCGACTCGTCGCCGTACCGGTCATCCCGCAGGTCGCTCCCGAATCGAGTGGGAACGCGACGCTCGATGCACTGCTGGCCCGGACACGCGACGAGCCGGTCGAGCCGTCGACCCCGGCGATCCCGGACGACGACCCGATCGGGGCGAGACTCGTGACGGCGGCGGGCATCGCGGTTCTCGCCGGCGCGGCATCCGCGCTCCTGGCGGTGCTCGCCTCGGGAGCGATCGGTCCCGGCCGCCTCGCCGAGGTCGGTCCGGCGCCCGGGCCGCTGGCGCTCGCGGTCGGACTCGAGGTGCTGATCGGCGCCGCCATCCTGCTGCTGTCGCCGCGCCGCCGCCCGAAACCGGCTGCGCCGGCGGTGCTGGTCGCGGAGGAGGAGGCTCCCGAGCGGCTCGCGCCGACCCCGCTCGAACCGTGGGCTCCCGAGCGGCTCGCGCCGACCCCGCTGTGGTCGCTGCATACCGATCCGGTGCCAGTCGTCGCGGATCCGCAACGCGAGACGAAGGCGCCCGAAGAGCCGGAGCCCGAAGAGCCCGCGCCCGGAGAACCCGACCAGCCCGCCCGCGAAGCCCCTGCCCCGCGCGCGCAAGCCGACATGCCCTCCGCCGATCTCGGCCCCCGCCAGCCGCAGCCGCTGCCGCCGATCACGCGGCCCGAAGAGCCCGCCGCACCGCCGGTAGACTGA
- the purN gene encoding phosphoribosylglycinamide formyltransferase, translating to MLTVAVLISGAGSNLRALLEAAAEPDFPARVIVVGADREADGFQHAEDFNIPTILVPWREFDSRQEWADELDSQLRVWSPDLVVLSGLMRLLPASLVAAWSPRIINTHPAYLPEFPGAHGVRDALAAGVTQTGASVIIVDDGVDSGPILAQERVPVLPGDDEHALHERIKPVERRLLIDVVRRIASGDLDLTAVR from the coding sequence GTGCTCACGGTCGCGGTCCTCATCTCGGGCGCGGGGTCGAACCTGCGGGCTCTGCTGGAGGCCGCCGCCGAACCCGACTTCCCCGCCCGCGTGATCGTCGTCGGCGCCGACCGCGAGGCGGACGGGTTCCAGCACGCCGAGGACTTCAACATCCCGACGATCCTCGTCCCGTGGCGCGAGTTCGACTCGAGGCAGGAGTGGGCCGACGAGCTGGATTCCCAGCTGCGGGTGTGGAGCCCGGATCTCGTGGTCCTGAGCGGCCTGATGCGCCTGCTGCCGGCATCCCTCGTCGCCGCGTGGTCGCCCCGCATCATCAACACGCACCCCGCCTATCTGCCCGAGTTCCCCGGTGCGCACGGCGTGCGGGATGCGCTCGCGGCCGGCGTCACCCAGACCGGCGCGAGCGTGATCATCGTCGACGACGGCGTGGACAGCGGGCCGATCCTCGCGCAGGAACGCGTGCCCGTCCTCCCCGGCGACGACGAGCACGCGCTGCACGAGCGCATCAAGCCGGTCGAGCGCCGACTGCTGATCGACGTCGTGCGACGTATCGCCTCCGGCGACCTCGACCTGACCGCGGTGCGCTGA
- the purH gene encoding bifunctional phosphoribosylaminoimidazolecarboxamide formyltransferase/IMP cyclohydrolase, translated as MAGPSNDPSLYRHRDLVPIRRALVSVSDKTDLLTLAKALADAGVEIVSTGSTAQTIRDAGHEVTDVAAVTGFPESLGGRVKTLHPSVHAGLLADLRLEDHESQLAELGILPFELVVVNLYPFVETVASGAEGDDVVEQIDIGGPAMVRASAKNFANVAIAVSPDSYRPIIDALGSGGTTLAQRRELAARAFAHTAQYDRAVASWFAEQTLDEPDLPQHLTIKAERLATLRYGENSHQRAAIYSRVGGHGIAQATQLQGKEMSYNNYVDADAALRAAFDMVKPAVAIIKHANPCGIAVAAPQALDPIASAHLRAHECDPVSAFGGVIAANRTITLKMAENLRDIFTEVIVAPDYEPAALEVFGLKKNLRVLQLPADWQQEPMDVRLVSGGLLLQDADRFPADIESVAKDWQLVSGERPDDEEMQNLIFAWKACRAVKSNAIVLAKNSATVGIGMGQVNRVDSCRLAVERAGERAAGSVAASDAFFPFADGPQVLLDAGIRTIVQPGGSVRDEEVIDAVRKAGATMFFTGERHFFH; from the coding sequence ATGGCCGGCCCGAGCAACGACCCGTCCCTGTACCGCCACCGCGACCTCGTCCCGATCCGCCGCGCACTCGTCTCGGTCAGCGACAAGACCGACCTCCTGACGCTCGCGAAGGCGCTCGCCGACGCCGGCGTCGAGATCGTCTCGACCGGCTCGACCGCCCAGACGATCCGGGATGCCGGGCACGAGGTCACCGACGTCGCCGCGGTCACGGGCTTCCCCGAGTCCCTCGGCGGACGTGTGAAGACCCTGCACCCCAGCGTGCACGCGGGGCTCCTCGCCGACCTCCGGCTCGAGGATCACGAGAGCCAGCTCGCCGAGCTCGGCATCCTGCCGTTCGAGCTCGTCGTGGTGAACCTGTATCCGTTCGTGGAGACCGTCGCTTCGGGCGCCGAGGGCGACGACGTCGTCGAGCAGATCGACATCGGGGGGCCCGCGATGGTGCGCGCGTCCGCGAAGAACTTCGCGAACGTCGCGATCGCGGTCTCGCCGGACTCCTACCGCCCGATCATCGACGCGCTCGGATCCGGCGGCACGACGCTCGCGCAGCGCCGCGAACTCGCTGCCCGGGCGTTCGCGCACACGGCCCAGTACGACCGCGCGGTCGCGTCCTGGTTCGCCGAGCAGACCCTCGACGAGCCCGACCTGCCGCAGCACCTGACGATCAAGGCGGAGCGCCTGGCGACCCTGCGATACGGCGAGAACTCGCATCAGCGTGCCGCGATCTACTCGCGCGTCGGCGGTCACGGCATCGCACAGGCGACCCAGCTGCAGGGCAAGGAGATGTCGTACAACAACTACGTCGACGCGGATGCCGCGCTCCGCGCCGCGTTCGACATGGTCAAGCCCGCCGTGGCGATCATCAAGCACGCCAATCCCTGCGGCATCGCCGTCGCCGCACCTCAGGCTCTGGATCCGATCGCGTCCGCCCACCTGCGCGCGCACGAGTGCGACCCCGTGTCGGCGTTCGGTGGAGTGATCGCGGCGAACCGCACGATCACTCTCAAGATGGCCGAGAACCTGCGCGACATCTTCACCGAGGTCATCGTGGCGCCGGACTACGAGCCGGCGGCGCTGGAGGTCTTCGGGCTGAAGAAGAACCTGCGCGTCCTGCAGCTGCCCGCCGACTGGCAGCAGGAGCCGATGGACGTCCGCCTCGTCTCGGGCGGACTGCTCCTGCAGGATGCCGACCGGTTCCCCGCGGACATCGAGTCCGTCGCGAAGGACTGGCAGCTGGTGTCAGGGGAGCGCCCGGACGACGAGGAGATGCAGAACCTCATTTTCGCCTGGAAGGCGTGCCGGGCCGTCAAGTCGAACGCGATCGTGCTGGCGAAGAACTCCGCCACGGTGGGAATCGGCATGGGGCAGGTCAACCGCGTCGACTCCTGCCGGCTCGCGGTGGAGCGGGCGGGGGAGCGTGCGGCCGGCTCGGTGGCGGCATCCGATGCGTTCTTCCCCTTCGCGGACGGCCCGCAGGTGCTGCTGGACGCCGGGATCCGCACGATCGTGCAGCCCGGTGGCTCGGTGCGCGACGAAGAGGTCATCGACGCGGTCCGCAAGGCCGGCGCGACGATGTTCTTCACCGGCGAGCGGCACTTCTTCCACTGA
- a CDS encoding NAD(P)/FAD-dependent oxidoreductase yields MSEREYDVIVIGAGAVGENVADRAVQGGMKTVIVEAELVGGECSYWACMPSKALLRSGAAVRAAQDLDGAKQAVTGELDVAGVLRRRNTITHDWDDGSQVQWLDGAGIDLVRGHAEFTGPKRLRVTAADGTVTDLVARHAVAVATGSAALLPDIPGLREIEPWTSREATSAQEVPASLAILGGGVVGVEMATAYAGFGTKVTLIVRGAVLDRLEPFAGQLVSASLEKLGVTIRTGVEVTGAHRTEKNAVLSLSDGGRVVAEQVLVAVGRTPRTGDLGLESIGLEPGAWLDVDDTLLVEGTDWLYGVGDVNHRALLTHQGKYQARAAGDVIAARAKGLPVDDAPWGVHVATADHEHVPQVTFTDPEVASVGFTEAAARKAGRRIRVLDYDLSWVAGSSAYADHYEGMARAIVDEDRGVLIGATFVGPEVAELLHSATVAIVGEVPLHRLWHAVPPYPTVSEVWLRWLEAYGRPTPS; encoded by the coding sequence ATGAGTGAACGCGAATACGACGTCATCGTCATCGGGGCGGGGGCGGTGGGCGAGAACGTCGCCGACCGGGCCGTGCAGGGCGGCATGAAGACCGTCATCGTCGAAGCCGAGCTGGTGGGCGGTGAGTGCTCGTACTGGGCATGCATGCCCTCGAAGGCCTTGCTGCGCAGCGGCGCAGCGGTGCGGGCGGCGCAGGACCTCGACGGGGCGAAGCAGGCGGTGACCGGCGAGCTGGACGTGGCGGGCGTGCTGCGCCGGCGCAACACCATCACCCACGACTGGGACGACGGGTCGCAGGTGCAATGGCTCGACGGCGCGGGAATCGATCTGGTCCGAGGCCACGCCGAGTTCACCGGACCCAAGCGACTGCGGGTCACCGCCGCCGACGGCACGGTCACCGATCTCGTCGCCCGTCATGCCGTGGCCGTCGCCACAGGATCAGCGGCGCTCCTGCCCGACATCCCGGGGCTGCGCGAGATCGAGCCCTGGACGAGCCGGGAGGCGACGAGCGCGCAGGAGGTTCCGGCATCCCTCGCGATCCTCGGCGGTGGCGTCGTCGGCGTCGAGATGGCGACCGCATACGCCGGGTTCGGCACGAAGGTCACCCTGATCGTCCGCGGTGCGGTGCTGGACCGCCTCGAGCCGTTCGCGGGACAGCTGGTGAGCGCCTCCCTGGAGAAGCTCGGGGTCACGATCCGCACCGGCGTCGAGGTGACCGGTGCGCACCGGACGGAGAAGAACGCGGTGCTCTCACTCTCCGACGGGGGCCGCGTCGTCGCTGAGCAAGTGCTCGTCGCGGTCGGGCGCACGCCGCGAACCGGTGATCTCGGACTCGAAAGCATCGGCCTGGAGCCCGGCGCGTGGCTCGACGTCGACGACACGCTCCTGGTCGAGGGGACGGACTGGCTCTATGGAGTCGGCGACGTGAACCACCGCGCCCTGCTCACGCACCAGGGCAAGTACCAGGCGCGTGCCGCTGGCGACGTGATCGCCGCGCGGGCGAAGGGCCTCCCGGTCGACGACGCCCCATGGGGCGTGCACGTCGCGACCGCCGACCACGAGCACGTGCCTCAGGTCACCTTCACGGATCCGGAAGTCGCCTCGGTGGGATTCACCGAGGCCGCCGCCCGGAAGGCGGGGCGCCGCATCCGCGTTCTGGATTACGACCTGTCGTGGGTCGCCGGATCGAGCGCGTACGCCGACCACTACGAGGGAATGGCGCGGGCGATCGTCGACGAGGACCGCGGCGTGCTGATCGGCGCGACGTTCGTGGGTCCCGAGGTCGCCGAGCTGCTGCACTCCGCCACCGTCGCGATCGTCGGCGAGGTGCCGCTGCACCGCCTCTGGCACGCCGTGCCGCCGTACCCGACGGTCAGCGAGGTGTGGCTGCGCTGGCTCGAGGCCTACGGACGCCCGACCCCGTCCTGA